One genomic segment of Pseudomonas chlororaphis subsp. aurantiaca includes these proteins:
- a CDS encoding MipA/OmpV family protein, producing the protein MKTSIRPKTLCLSLAALPLASLCLLTSSGPLYAADWQYQLQAGAASLPRYSGSDERSVAPILGGAIVSPYGVFLNTEQGLGWGNEWGDLAFSTWVGPSAARKDRKSGYKGSDHLADMGSIKSRAQFGAHLGYTLGAVELGATLQHALKKNDDPDTGSAYNHLQLSIGSTLYEGRYGRLEGSLNSQFGDGDYLRTWYGVSAAQAGRTRFGTYRPKGGFLSRGGDLTWTVPVSEQMNVSTVLALQYLGREAADSPIVERRLQTSLATTLEYNF; encoded by the coding sequence ATGAAGACCTCGATCCGTCCGAAAACCTTGTGCCTGTCCCTTGCTGCGCTGCCTCTGGCTTCGCTGTGCCTGCTGACGTCCAGCGGCCCGCTCTACGCCGCGGACTGGCAGTACCAACTGCAAGCCGGCGCCGCCAGCCTGCCGCGCTACAGCGGCAGCGACGAACGCAGCGTCGCGCCGATCCTGGGCGGCGCAATCGTCAGCCCCTACGGGGTGTTCCTCAATACCGAACAGGGCCTTGGCTGGGGCAATGAATGGGGCGACCTGGCGTTCAGTACCTGGGTCGGCCCCAGCGCGGCACGCAAGGATCGCAAGAGCGGCTACAAGGGCTCGGACCATCTGGCCGACATGGGCTCGATCAAGTCCCGCGCGCAGTTCGGCGCCCACCTGGGCTACACCCTGGGCGCCGTGGAGCTCGGGGCCACGCTGCAGCACGCGCTGAAGAAAAATGACGACCCGGACACCGGCTCGGCCTACAACCACCTGCAACTGAGCATTGGCAGCACGCTGTATGAAGGCCGCTACGGCCGCCTCGAGGGCAGCCTCAACAGCCAGTTCGGCGATGGAGACTACCTGCGCACCTGGTATGGCGTCAGCGCGGCCCAGGCTGGCAGGACCCGCTTCGGCACCTATCGTCCCAAGGGTGGTTTTCTCAGCCGTGGCGGCGACCTGACCTGGACAGTGCCGGTCAGTGAACAGATGAACGTATCGACGGTGCTGGCGCTGCAGTACCTGGGCCGGGAAGCGGCGGACAGCCCGATTGTCGAGCGGCGGCTGCAGACGTCGTTGGCGACCACGCTGGAGTACAACTTTTAA
- a CDS encoding GFA family protein: protein MQLEGSCHCGAVHFSLNSAHPYPYQRCYCSICRKTQGGGGYAINLGGDAASLKVRGRQHITIYHALLREPGKRARRSSAERHFCARCGSGLWLFSPQWPELIHPFASAIDTPLPIPPEHTHLMLDSRAPWVEIDWHPHDLQFAHYPEESIAQWHERLDLER from the coding sequence ATGCAACTCGAAGGTTCCTGCCATTGCGGCGCTGTCCACTTCAGCCTGAACAGCGCCCATCCCTACCCTTATCAACGTTGCTACTGCTCGATCTGCCGCAAGACCCAGGGCGGCGGTGGGTATGCGATCAACCTCGGCGGCGATGCCGCCAGCCTGAAAGTCCGCGGCCGCCAGCACATCACGATCTACCACGCGCTGCTCAGGGAACCCGGCAAACGCGCCCGGCGCAGCAGCGCAGAACGGCATTTCTGCGCCCGCTGCGGCTCCGGGTTGTGGCTGTTCAGCCCGCAATGGCCGGAGCTGATCCATCCCTTCGCCTCGGCCATCGACACGCCGTTGCCAATACCGCCGGAACATACCCACCTGATGCTCGACTCCAGGGCGCCCTGGGTGGAAATCGACTGGCATCCCCACGACCTGCAATTCGCCCACTACCCCGAGGAATCCATCGCTCAGTGGCATGAGCGCCTGGACCTGGAACGCTAA
- a CDS encoding double zinc ribbon domain-containing protein yields the protein MSFFERLLGGHRGRGHGGYQGGHHGDGHGSGHGRRAGGAAPAAGGPLCPDCGANNVARARFCQQCGTSLQPAACRQCGSTLASGARFCAQCGGAAG from the coding sequence ATGAGCTTTTTCGAACGTTTGCTGGGCGGTCATCGGGGCCGTGGGCATGGCGGTTATCAGGGTGGGCATCACGGTGATGGGCATGGCAGCGGGCATGGCCGGCGCGCAGGTGGCGCAGCGCCGGCAGCGGGCGGCCCGCTGTGTCCGGACTGCGGGGCGAACAACGTGGCCAGGGCGCGTTTTTGCCAGCAATGCGGGACTTCGCTGCAACCCGCCGCGTGCCGCCAGTGCGGCAGCACGCTGGCCTCCGGCGCGCGGTTTTGCGCGCAGTGTGGCGGGGCGGCGGGCTGA